A single Defluviitalea saccharophila DNA region contains:
- a CDS encoding transketolase family protein codes for MSQKIATRQAYGEALEELGERKDIIVLDADLSKSTKTDLFKKKYPDRFISAGIAEGNMLSTAAGLAACGKVVFASSFAMFAAGRAFEQIRNSIGYPNLNVKIGATHAGISVGEDGATHQCLEDIGIMRTIPNMVIISPGDAVEAKEAVKAAIDHKGPVYLRFGRLPVPVVNDEKTYKFELGKGVLLAGGNDGTIIANGLMVPQALEARKQLLEEGINVRVINIHTIKPIDEEIIIKAAKETGFIVTAEEHNIIGGLGSAVAEVLSEKYPVPMSRVGVQDCFGKSGTPEDLLKEYGLTAQDIINHVKKLIKNKH; via the coding sequence ATGAGTCAAAAAATAGCTACAAGGCAAGCCTATGGGGAAGCGTTGGAAGAACTAGGGGAACGAAAAGATATTATTGTACTAGATGCGGATTTATCAAAGTCAACCAAAACAGATTTATTTAAGAAAAAATACCCGGATAGATTTATTAGTGCAGGTATTGCAGAAGGCAATATGTTATCCACTGCAGCGGGTTTAGCAGCTTGTGGGAAAGTGGTATTTGCCAGCTCCTTTGCAATGTTTGCAGCAGGAAGAGCATTTGAACAGATTAGAAATTCTATTGGGTATCCTAATTTAAATGTGAAGATAGGAGCAACCCATGCAGGAATATCTGTAGGAGAAGATGGAGCGACCCATCAGTGCTTAGAAGATATTGGGATAATGAGAACAATTCCTAATATGGTCATTATAAGCCCGGGAGATGCTGTTGAAGCAAAAGAAGCGGTAAAAGCAGCTATCGACCATAAAGGACCAGTCTACTTGCGTTTTGGTCGTCTGCCAGTTCCAGTGGTCAATGATGAGAAAACCTATAAGTTTGAACTAGGAAAAGGAGTGCTCTTAGCAGGAGGCAATGACGGAACCATCATTGCCAATGGTTTAATGGTACCCCAAGCTTTAGAAGCAAGAAAACAACTATTAGAAGAAGGCATTAACGTAAGAGTAATTAATATTCATACCATAAAGCCAATTGATGAAGAGATTATTATTAAAGCAGCTAAAGAAACAGGATTTATAGTTACAGCAGAAGAACACAATATTATAGGCGGATTAGGAAGTGCAGTAGCAGAAGTATTATCAGAAAAATATCCAGTACCTATGAGCCGAGTAGGAGTACAAGACTGCTTTGGTAAATCAGGCACACCAGAAGATTTATTAAAAGAATATGGATTAACTGCTCAAGATATTATCAATCATGTTAAAAAGCTAATAAAAAACAAGCATTAG
- a CDS encoding NAD(P)/FAD-dependent oxidoreductase, translating to MYDVVIVGAGVVGCAIAREISRYKLKSLVLEKENDVCSGTSKANSAIIHAGHDALPETLKGKLNAKANLMFDKLAEELDFHFRRNGSLVLCFDEKDMDKLYELKKRGETNGVPNLQILSGDEVRKMEPNVSDEVVAALYAPTGGIVCPFNLTIALAENANVNGVEFNFNSEVLSITKLEDGFEIKTKDKTIKTKILVNAAGVYGDKLNNMVSEHKFTIIPRKGEYNLFDKYVGNLTDKTLFQLPTKLGKGVLVTPTVDGNLLVGPNAVDIEDKDDVSTTREGLDDIMERASLSVKSLPKGSIITSFSGLRARSEKDDFIIGEAPDVPGFINASSIESPGLTCAPLIGVMVSDIIKDKLKPQPNENFNPKRKGITRFNDLSLEEKKKVIKERPEYGRIVCRCESVTEGEIVDAINRPLGAKDLDGIKRRTRAGAGRCQSGFCISRTMELLHSELNIPPTEITKFGKASKILVGTNKESI from the coding sequence ATGTATGATGTTGTGATCGTAGGGGCAGGAGTCGTAGGCTGTGCTATCGCAAGAGAAATATCGAGATATAAACTGAAATCCTTAGTATTAGAAAAAGAAAATGATGTATGCAGCGGTACAAGTAAGGCGAACAGTGCTATCATTCATGCAGGTCATGATGCACTGCCTGAAACACTTAAAGGAAAACTTAATGCTAAAGCCAATTTAATGTTCGATAAACTAGCAGAAGAGTTAGATTTTCATTTTAGAAGAAACGGATCTTTGGTGCTTTGTTTTGATGAGAAAGATATGGATAAGCTTTATGAATTAAAGAAAAGAGGAGAAACCAACGGAGTTCCAAATCTTCAGATTCTATCTGGAGACGAAGTAAGAAAGATGGAACCTAATGTATCGGATGAAGTGGTTGCAGCTTTATACGCACCGACAGGAGGCATTGTTTGTCCCTTTAATTTAACCATAGCTCTGGCTGAAAACGCTAACGTAAATGGAGTAGAGTTTAACTTTAACTCAGAAGTATTAAGCATTACTAAATTAGAAGATGGTTTTGAAATAAAGACTAAAGATAAAACCATAAAGACTAAAATTCTCGTTAATGCAGCAGGAGTTTATGGGGATAAACTAAACAATATGGTAAGTGAGCATAAGTTTACCATTATACCTAGAAAAGGAGAATACAATCTCTTTGATAAATATGTAGGAAATTTAACAGACAAGACCTTATTCCAATTGCCTACAAAACTAGGAAAAGGGGTTTTGGTTACGCCTACAGTTGATGGCAACTTGCTGGTAGGACCTAATGCAGTAGATATAGAAGATAAGGATGATGTAAGTACTACACGGGAAGGATTAGATGATATAATGGAAAGAGCTTCCCTTAGTGTAAAATCTCTTCCAAAGGGCAGCATCATCACCTCATTTAGTGGATTAAGAGCTCGAAGTGAAAAGGATGATTTTATTATAGGAGAAGCTCCGGATGTTCCTGGATTTATTAACGCATCCAGTATTGAGTCTCCCGGATTAACTTGTGCACCTCTTATAGGAGTCATGGTTTCTGACATTATTAAAGATAAACTGAAACCCCAGCCAAATGAAAACTTTAATCCAAAACGTAAGGGAATAACACGATTTAATGATCTATCCCTTGAAGAGAAAAAGAAAGTGATTAAAGAAAGACCTGAATATGGAAGAATCGTTTGCAGATGCGAATCTGTTACAGAAGGGGAAATAGTGGATGCGATTAATAGACCTCTGGGTGCAAAAGACTTAGATGGTATTAAAAGAAGAACCAGAGCCGGTGCAGGGCGATGTCAATCAGGTTTTTGCATATCCAGAACGATGGAACTCTTACATTCAGAATTAAACATTCCTCCAACCGAAATAACGAAATTCGGAAAAGCATCAAAAATACTCGTTGGTACGAACAAAGAGTCTATTTAG
- a CDS encoding methyl-accepting chemotaxis protein, whose amino-acid sequence MKVSIRFKIAIGFAIIIAVLTLLGFYSLGALKKVNEKSEEINSIWLEGVDIAHTIHGYALEYRIEESKHIVSDTLSKKSIIENSMKEITKKMEEAIESKLQIDQSHSGVLEEDILLLEELKNKWTDYMKISEELINLSRDLKNIEASKVLERESKEVFDEVNKSLEVILEFNRTHSNEAYLYSQQIFEKQKMILPIVILICVIFAVMIGIYLSIAIRKPISKMLEISKKVSKGDLTQKVKIISQDELGQLGIGFNEMVEKLKEIVGKIRHSIIETNKTSKELSNSAEENSQGAQQIAESINQIAESIMLQTEKINNVFSLIDELSTMIEQAGENAEKVKHTSHEASKLAYDGNLQSREAMDQMSTINGVIEESEKVVLELNNKTKKIGGIVDLINGISEQTNLLALNAAIEAARAGENGKGFAVVADEIKKLSEESVQATKGITNIISEIQSETIQAVKSIHKGTEMVQSGNKSVHEVGNKFEIIQTKNENVLDEIKRLSTAIQNIIAYNKEIYLDMKQIMEATQVSSHTIQTLGATAQEEAAAMEQISCSANKLMNMAEDLKASIITFNI is encoded by the coding sequence ATGAAAGTTTCGATTCGATTTAAAATTGCCATAGGTTTTGCCATCATAATCGCTGTTTTAACACTACTAGGATTTTATAGCTTAGGAGCTCTTAAAAAAGTCAACGAAAAATCAGAAGAAATCAACTCCATATGGCTTGAAGGGGTAGACATTGCCCATACAATCCATGGATATGCCTTAGAGTATAGAATAGAAGAATCCAAACATATAGTCAGTGATACCTTATCTAAGAAAAGTATTATAGAAAACTCTATGAAAGAAATCACAAAAAAGATGGAGGAGGCTATAGAAAGCAAATTGCAAATAGATCAGTCCCATTCAGGAGTACTGGAAGAAGATATACTCCTATTAGAAGAGTTAAAAAATAAGTGGACAGACTATATGAAAATTAGTGAAGAATTAATTAACTTAAGCCGGGATTTAAAAAATATAGAAGCAAGTAAAGTTCTAGAACGGGAATCAAAAGAGGTTTTTGATGAAGTGAATAAAAGTTTAGAAGTAATTTTAGAATTTAATAGAACCCATTCCAATGAAGCCTATTTATATAGTCAGCAAATCTTTGAAAAGCAAAAGATGATTTTGCCAATCGTTATTTTGATTTGCGTTATCTTTGCAGTAATGATTGGAATATATCTTAGTATCGCTATCAGAAAACCCATTTCTAAGATGTTAGAAATTTCAAAAAAAGTATCAAAGGGCGATTTAACACAAAAAGTTAAAATTATATCTCAGGATGAACTGGGACAGCTAGGAATTGGTTTTAATGAAATGGTAGAGAAGTTAAAAGAAATTGTTGGAAAAATCCGTCATAGCATTATTGAAACCAATAAAACTTCAAAAGAATTAAGCAATAGTGCCGAAGAAAACAGTCAAGGCGCTCAACAAATCGCAGAATCCATTAATCAGATTGCAGAAAGTATCATGCTTCAAACTGAAAAGATCAATAATGTATTCTCTCTTATTGATGAACTTTCTACTATGATTGAGCAAGCAGGAGAGAATGCAGAAAAAGTAAAGCATACCTCCCACGAAGCATCAAAGCTTGCTTATGATGGCAATCTTCAAAGCAGAGAAGCGATGGATCAAATGTCAACCATTAATGGTGTGATTGAAGAATCGGAAAAAGTAGTTTTAGAACTCAATAATAAAACTAAAAAAATCGGAGGCATTGTTGATTTAATTAATGGAATCTCTGAGCAGACCAATTTGTTAGCATTAAATGCCGCCATAGAAGCCGCCAGAGCAGGGGAAAACGGAAAAGGCTTTGCTGTTGTAGCCGATGAAATTAAAAAATTATCCGAGGAATCCGTACAAGCAACAAAAGGAATCACTAATATTATTTCTGAGATTCAATCTGAAACGATACAAGCGGTTAAGTCCATTCATAAAGGCACTGAAATGGTTCAAAGCGGCAATAAGTCTGTCCATGAAGTGGGTAATAAATTTGAAATCATCCAAACAAAGAATGAAAATGTATTGGATGAAATTAAAAGGTTATCAACTGCTATTCAAAACATTATTGCCTATAATAAAGAAATCTATTTAGATATGAAACAAATCATGGAAGCAACCCAAGTTTCATCCCATACGATTCAAACCTTAGGCGCCACAGCCCAGGAAGAAGCAGCGGCCATGGAACAAATTTCTTGTTCAGCGAATAAATTAATGAATATGGCGGAAGATTTAAAAGCATCCATTATAACATTTAATATATAA
- a CDS encoding 6-phosphofructokinase, translating to MISGNCIIAQSGGPTTAINSSACGAIFEALNQKPIEKVFGARNGIEGILNEELFDFDEEDVEELKLLKTTPSSALGSCRYRLKQDDSSDYERIFEVFNKYNIRYFFYIGGNDSMDTVKKIHEYAQKINYDIRVIGVPKTIDNDLVGTDHCPGFGSAAKYIATSILEMSHDADVYKSNIITIVEVMGRNAGWLAAASALTKATDLIYLPEAAFDFERFEQDVRKVYEEKGKVMIVVSEGIKDKDGRYISTLESVGGHDNFGHAQLGGVGSVLERYVKENIEKRVKKIELNILQRCAMHYGSKTDIDEAYMVGQQAVLYGMQGKSGYMVGLKRVSNTPYVCETELVDINQVANFEKKIPSHWINKEGNYVTKECIEYLSPLILGEVLIPTENGLPRYAKLKKKIVAKPDSMA from the coding sequence ATGATTTCTGGAAATTGTATCATTGCACAATCAGGAGGCCCTACTACAGCCATTAATTCCAGTGCCTGTGGGGCAATCTTTGAGGCTTTAAACCAAAAGCCTATCGAAAAAGTATTTGGTGCAAGAAATGGTATCGAAGGTATCTTAAATGAAGAGCTTTTTGACTTTGATGAAGAAGACGTAGAGGAGCTAAAATTACTCAAAACAACCCCTTCTTCTGCCCTTGGTTCTTGCCGCTATCGTCTAAAACAGGATGATTCTTCTGATTATGAAAGGATATTTGAGGTATTTAATAAGTACAACATCAGATATTTCTTTTATATTGGCGGAAATGACAGCATGGATACTGTAAAAAAGATTCATGAATACGCCCAAAAAATAAATTATGACATTCGAGTGATTGGTGTACCCAAAACCATTGATAACGATTTGGTAGGAACAGACCACTGTCCAGGGTTTGGAAGTGCCGCTAAATATATTGCAACCAGTATTCTAGAGATGTCTCATGACGCAGATGTATATAAATCTAATATTATCACTATTGTTGAAGTTATGGGAAGAAATGCAGGTTGGCTGGCTGCAGCTTCCGCTTTAACAAAAGCTACAGATTTAATATACCTTCCAGAAGCTGCATTTGACTTTGAACGCTTTGAGCAAGATGTAAGAAAAGTATATGAAGAAAAAGGCAAAGTTATGATTGTTGTTTCAGAAGGAATCAAAGATAAGGATGGAAGATACATTTCAACCCTGGAATCTGTCGGAGGACATGATAATTTTGGACATGCCCAATTAGGGGGCGTTGGTTCTGTTTTAGAAAGATATGTAAAAGAAAACATCGAAAAAAGAGTAAAGAAAATTGAATTAAATATCCTCCAAAGATGTGCCATGCACTATGGGTCAAAAACAGATATAGACGAAGCATACATGGTAGGACAGCAGGCTGTATTATACGGAATGCAAGGAAAATCCGGATATATGGTAGGACTAAAAAGAGTTAGCAATACACCATATGTGTGTGAAACAGAGCTTGTTGATATCAATCAGGTTGCAAATTTTGAAAAAAAGATACCCAGCCATTGGATTAATAAAGAAGGCAATTATGTAACAAAAGAGTGTATCGAGTATCTTTCTCCGCTTATTTTGGGAGAGGTATTGATCCCTACAGAAAATGGCTTGCCCAGATATGCAAAATTAAAAAAGAAAATAGTTGCCAAACCAGATTCTATGGCATAA
- a CDS encoding transketolase, which translates to MDGSINIPLAAAKIRKHAIDAIYSANSGHPGGSLSIADILAVLYFKVMNINPQNPNWEDRDRLVLSKGHCSPALYGALAERGFFPVEDLKGFRQANSYLQGHPDMKGVPGVDMSTGSLGLGLSAANGMALAGKLDNKTYKVYVILGDGEIEEGQVWEAAMFAAHHKLDNIIAFVDFNGLQIDGEITEVMNPLPIDEKFKAFGWHVDIIDGHNLAEIEETIEKANHVKGKPSVIIAKTIKGKGVSFMENKAQWHGQAPETELYEQAIKELNAQLEVLS; encoded by the coding sequence ATGGATGGCAGTATAAATATACCTTTGGCAGCAGCAAAAATTCGAAAGCATGCAATTGATGCTATATATAGTGCAAATTCAGGGCATCCTGGAGGCTCCCTATCTATTGCAGATATATTAGCGGTTTTATATTTTAAAGTAATGAACATTAATCCTCAAAATCCAAACTGGGAAGACAGGGATAGGCTTGTTTTATCAAAAGGTCATTGTTCTCCAGCTTTATATGGGGCTTTAGCAGAAAGAGGATTTTTCCCGGTAGAAGATTTAAAGGGCTTTCGTCAAGCCAATAGCTACCTTCAAGGACATCCGGATATGAAAGGGGTTCCCGGGGTGGATATGTCAACAGGTTCCTTGGGGCTTGGTCTTTCAGCAGCCAATGGAATGGCCTTAGCAGGCAAACTGGATAATAAAACATATAAAGTCTATGTTATTCTCGGAGATGGGGAAATAGAAGAAGGACAGGTTTGGGAAGCTGCTATGTTTGCAGCACATCACAAATTGGATAACATTATAGCTTTTGTTGATTTTAACGGACTTCAAATCGATGGAGAGATCACAGAGGTAATGAACCCCTTGCCAATAGATGAAAAATTTAAAGCCTTTGGATGGCATGTGGATATTATTGACGGACACAATTTAGCAGAAATAGAAGAAACTATTGAAAAAGCCAATCATGTAAAAGGAAAACCATCGGTTATCATTGCAAAAACAATCAAAGGTAAAGGTGTGTCCTTTATGGAAAATAAAGCCCAATGGCATGGTCAAGCACCGGAAACGGAACTTTATGAACAAGCGATTAAGGAATTGAATGCTCAGTTGGAGGTGCTGTCATGA
- a CDS encoding DUF3881 family protein produces the protein MESYISAVGFKGITKKKQWDSIIDQILKNATKQFVTNHDNDHVFIEYFKEYGKRIGIVLRGLLDNDKDIDLETCDPYAEAKYIIDVSQVEVEQEEEYYYFAVCEEEQTGTEIVFQLQNIIEYLEVEEDKEASIEGIKIVGLASKGTVILPVEKTESDIEYENEQKEWRRQLLKRAKEGDEEAQEILDMEAEETAEIIEERLQYEDFLSVVEGYFIPIEYLDATYSVLGTIVEVETIENEQSKEKVFWMLVETMEMKIEIVINEKELVGTPLVGMRFMGVCWMQGTIVFS, from the coding sequence ATGGAATCATATATCAGTGCAGTAGGCTTTAAAGGTATAACCAAAAAGAAACAGTGGGATAGCATCATCGATCAGATTTTAAAGAACGCGACGAAGCAATTTGTAACCAATCATGATAATGATCATGTGTTTATAGAGTATTTCAAAGAATACGGCAAAAGAATCGGCATAGTCTTAAGAGGGCTTTTAGACAATGATAAGGATATTGATCTGGAAACCTGTGATCCTTATGCGGAAGCTAAGTATATTATAGACGTATCCCAGGTAGAAGTTGAACAAGAAGAAGAGTATTATTATTTTGCTGTTTGTGAAGAGGAACAAACCGGAACAGAAATTGTATTTCAGCTTCAAAATATTATAGAGTATTTAGAAGTTGAAGAGGATAAAGAAGCCTCTATAGAAGGCATTAAGATCGTCGGCTTAGCCTCTAAAGGAACGGTTATTCTTCCAGTAGAAAAAACGGAATCGGATATAGAATATGAAAACGAACAAAAAGAATGGCGAAGACAGCTGCTAAAAAGGGCTAAAGAAGGCGATGAAGAGGCCCAGGAAATACTGGATATGGAAGCAGAAGAAACGGCTGAAATTATAGAAGAAAGACTTCAATATGAAGACTTTTTATCCGTAGTAGAAGGGTATTTTATCCCGATTGAGTATTTAGATGCCACTTATTCTGTATTAGGTACGATTGTAGAAGTAGAAACCATTGAAAATGAGCAGTCTAAAGAAAAGGTATTCTGGATGCTGGTTGAAACCATGGAAATGAAGATTGAAATCGTTATTAATGAGAAGGAATTGGTCGGAACCCCTTTAGTTGGGATGAGATTTATGGGTGTATGCTGGATGCAGGGAACGATTGTATTTTCATAG
- a CDS encoding LacI family DNA-binding transcriptional regulator, translated as MAEKKNTDKKDVTIYDIAKLANTSPGTVSRALNNIGYVKEETRLRIEEAAKKLEYIPNRAARTLKTKRTGLILLAIPDMDNPFYIDMIKAIQEVSQYNNYSLILYYTEGKVEQEIKVLKMLHEQLADGMIMVNLNFTKKHLQEIKKISCPLVLSSMGVSEIGGNQTDPFDYIGVDTQKGIYMTTQHLIQQGHTRIGYIGGNKDIVVFRERYRGYSQSLIDGGLTLEDELVFFGEKWVESTGYEAGKYFLSLKQRPTAICAANDIMAIGAIRAFEEAGLHIPKDISIIGMDNIDLTHRLKPKMSSVAIAQAEIGRTAAELIFKRLRKEEQGSPKKIIFQPRLIIRESSILCYEDI; from the coding sequence ATGGCAGAAAAAAAGAATACTGATAAAAAAGATGTTACAATCTATGATATTGCAAAATTAGCAAATACATCCCCTGGGACGGTATCGAGGGCATTAAATAATATTGGGTACGTCAAGGAAGAAACAAGACTAAGAATCGAAGAAGCTGCAAAAAAGCTTGAATATATTCCCAATCGTGCTGCAAGAACTCTAAAAACAAAAAGAACCGGTTTAATTCTTTTAGCCATCCCTGATATGGATAACCCGTTCTATATCGATATGATTAAGGCAATTCAAGAAGTGTCGCAGTATAATAATTATTCCTTAATACTGTATTATACAGAGGGAAAAGTTGAACAAGAAATAAAAGTTTTAAAAATGCTTCATGAACAGTTAGCTGATGGAATGATTATGGTCAATCTAAATTTCACAAAAAAACATTTACAAGAAATCAAGAAAATCAGTTGCCCGCTGGTGTTAAGCAGTATGGGTGTTAGTGAAATTGGAGGAAATCAAACGGATCCTTTTGATTATATTGGAGTGGACACCCAAAAAGGAATATATATGACCACTCAGCATTTGATTCAACAAGGACATACCCGTATTGGATATATCGGGGGCAATAAAGATATTGTTGTATTTAGAGAAAGATACAGAGGCTATAGTCAATCCCTGATAGATGGTGGCTTAACCCTGGAGGACGAATTGGTCTTTTTTGGAGAAAAGTGGGTTGAAAGTACAGGCTATGAAGCAGGCAAATACTTTTTATCCCTTAAACAAAGACCTACAGCAATTTGTGCTGCCAATGACATTATGGCCATTGGAGCTATAAGAGCTTTTGAAGAGGCGGGCCTACACATTCCAAAAGATATCTCTATTATTGGAATGGACAATATAGATTTAACCCATAGATTAAAACCTAAAATGAGCAGTGTTGCCATAGCACAGGCAGAGATAGGAAGAACAGCGGCGGAACTTATTTTTAAAAGATTAAGAAAGGAAGAACAGGGCAGTCCCAAAAAGATTATCTTTCAACCAAGACTTATTATACGGGAAAGCAGCATATTGTGCTATGAAGATATATAA
- a CDS encoding triose-phosphate isomerase, giving the protein MKKLLLGTNWKMHKTEEEALSYTSSLIELTKELKEFQIFIIPPYTDLKAVKKLVKNSEILLGAQNMHWEEEGAFTGEISPKMLKEIGIDIIEIGHSERRQYYNETDYTVNKKVLSALKYGFIPLICVGEKIEEKEYGVTSEVIARQIKIALHNVSEEDAKKVWIAYEPVWAIGENGIPASPDYAGRVHTLIYNVLREMYNDEIVKGIPILYGGSVNHDNAVPLYHQPHIDGLFIGRSAWDAKSFRKIMDLILESRSKENKE; this is encoded by the coding sequence ATGAAGAAATTATTATTGGGTACAAATTGGAAGATGCATAAAACAGAAGAAGAAGCCCTTTCCTATACTTCTTCCTTAATAGAATTAACAAAAGAGCTTAAGGAGTTTCAGATTTTTATTATTCCCCCGTATACCGATTTAAAAGCAGTAAAGAAGTTGGTAAAGAACAGTGAAATACTATTAGGGGCTCAGAATATGCACTGGGAGGAAGAAGGGGCCTTCACAGGAGAAATTTCTCCAAAGATGTTAAAAGAAATAGGGATCGATATCATAGAAATCGGACATTCCGAGCGAAGACAATACTATAATGAAACAGATTATACGGTTAATAAAAAGGTTCTGAGTGCTCTTAAATACGGATTTATACCATTAATTTGTGTTGGCGAAAAAATAGAAGAAAAAGAATATGGCGTAACCAGTGAAGTCATAGCAAGACAAATAAAGATAGCCCTTCATAATGTTTCAGAAGAAGACGCAAAAAAAGTTTGGATAGCTTATGAGCCAGTATGGGCCATAGGTGAAAATGGAATTCCTGCCTCCCCAGATTATGCAGGAAGAGTTCACACACTTATTTACAATGTCCTAAGAGAGATGTATAATGATGAAATTGTGAAAGGAATTCCTATTCTCTATGGAGGAAGCGTTAATCATGATAATGCCGTGCCGCTTTATCATCAGCCTCATATTGATGGGCTTTTTATCGGCCGTTCTGCATGGGATGCAAAATCCTTTAGAAAAATCATGGATCTTATCTTAGAGAGCAGATCAAAAGAAAATAAGGAGTGA